In the Sarcophilus harrisii chromosome 3, mSarHar1.11, whole genome shotgun sequence genome, one interval contains:
- the LOC116422549 gene encoding LOW QUALITY PROTEIN: olfactory receptor 5H2-like (The sequence of the model RefSeq protein was modified relative to this genomic sequence to represent the inferred CDS: inserted 1 base in 1 codon; deleted 1 base in 1 codon), with product MVKEFVLVGFTNHPGLQVPLFMVFLGIYIKTMVENIVLILLIWINSQLHTPIYFFLAALALADVCLSTTVSSPKMLLSFITENKMISLSECMVQILFFFLFSATTECFLLTAMAYDRYVAIYKSLLYPVVMTNKLYSQLSVFSYVLGFLHCMFHEALLFRLSFCYSNXIYHFSWDIIYLYKISCTDPSINILMVFIFSGSIQFFTILTIQILILVFFIIVNYNISKRKKQRLLHL from the exons atggtAAAAGAATTTGTTCTTGTGGGATTTACAAATCATCCAGGGCTTCAGGTTCCCCTCTTCATGGTGTTCTTAGGTATCTACATCAAAACAATGGTGGAGAATATTGTGCTGATTCTGCTTATCTGGATAAACTCTCAACTTCACACTCCTATATACTTCTTCCTTGCTGCTTTAGCTTTAGCTGATGTTTGTCTTTCAACCACAGTGAGC AGCCCTAAGATGTTGTTGAGCTttataactgaaaataaaatgatatcttTATCTGAATGCATGgtacaaatccttttttttttcctattcagtgCAACCACAGAATGTTTTCTTCTGACTGCAATGGCATATGACAGATATGTAGCCATCTATAAGTCCTTGCTTTATCCAGTGGTGATGACTAATAAGTTATACAGCCAATTatcagttttttcatatgtacTTGGTTTTCTGCATTGCATGTTTCATGAAGCTTTATTATTTAGATTAAGTTTCTGCTACTCCa aaatttatcatttttcttgggatatcatatatttatataaaatttcttgtACTGATCCTTCCATTAATATTCTGatggtttttatcttttctggGTCAATTCAATTCTTTACCATTTTGACTATCCAAATTCTTatacttgtattttttattattgtcaatTATAATATCTCaaaaaggaagaagcaaagaCTTCTTCACTTGTAG